The window GCGTGCGCTTCTCCATGTCGAACGCCGCCGCCGTACAGGACCCGCGCTGGTGGAGCCAGGCCTTGCCGTTCTGGGTCTCGGTCGAGCAGCAGGGGATGAAGGCTGCGGCCATGTTCTGGCCCGGCTCGGAAGCCGAGATTGCCGGCGTGCGGCCCTCGCGCTGGATGACCTTCAATCAGGCCCTGCCGTCCAATGACCGGGTCGATACCCTGCTCGCCTGGCTGGATGATCCCAAGGGGCCGGAGCTGCGGTTCGCCACCCTCTATTTCGACGTCGTCGACACCGAGGGCCATCATTATGGCCCGGACTCGCCCGAACGGCGGGTGGCCACCGTCGAGGTCGACCAGGCCGTGGCGCGGCTGGTGGCCGGCCTGAAGGCGCGCGGCCGGCTGGAGACGACCGATATCGTGCTGGTCGCCGACCATGGCATGGCCTCAGTTCCGCCCAGCCAGCGCTGGCCCCTGGATGATGTCGTCGATCTCTCCAAGCTCAAGCTGGTCTCCACCGGCGCGGTCGTCGGCCTGACGCCGGTGCCGGGCCATGAGGTCGAGGTCGAGGCGGCCCTGCTCAAGCCCCTGCCGCATCTGACCTGCTGGAAGAAGGGGCAGATCCCCGAGCGCTATCACTACGGGCGTAATCCGCGCGTGCCGGCCATCGTCTGCCTGTCGGAAACCGGCTGGTACGTCACCACCCGCAAGATGATGGAAAAGCCCGGAAAATGGGACCTGCGCGACGGGGGGCAGCATGGCTTCGACCCCTATGACCCGGCCATGCGGGCGATGTTCATCGCTCGGGGCCCATCCTTCAAGCCCGGGGTGAAGCTGCCGGATTTCGACAATGTCGATGTCTATCCGCTGCTGGCCCGGGTCTCGGGCATCAAGCCGGAGAAGGGCGACGGCAGTCTGAAGGTCATAGGGCAGGCGCTGCGCTAGGCTCCGCTGCCCTGCCTTTTGGACCTTGCACAGATAGTTTCGATATGCGTTAAATATTGTCGATATCCGACAGGAGCGGCGATATGGCTGACGGGCGTCCCAACCTCATCTCGGCGGTCTGCTACCGCGATCCCAGGGCGGCGCTCGCCTGGCTGGAAAAGGCCTTCGGCTTCGAACTGGTCTTTCTGGTCGAGGATGCCGAGGGCAATCTCGGCCATTCGGAAATGCGCTTCGGCAATGCCGCCGTGATGATCGGCAACGAGTGGAGCGACGATCACAAGAGCCCGGCTTCGGTCAGCGGCAAGAACACCCAGACGGTGCACATCCAGCTGAGCGAGGGCGATCTCGACGCCCATTGTGCGCGGGCCCGGGCGGCGGGCGCTGACATCATCGTCGAGCCCGAGACCCAGTTTTATGGCGACCGCACCTATCGCTGCAAAGACCCCGAAGGCCACATCTGGACGGTGGCGCGAACCGTCGAGACCGTGTCGGTTGAGGAGATGGAACGCCGCACGGGCCTGAAGATCACGGGGCAAGGGTGACCGAGGACGATTTTCGCCGCATCGCCCTGTCTCTGCCGGGCGCGATCGAAAGCGCCCACATGGGCACGGCCGATTTCCGTGTCGGGCGCATCTTCGCGACCCTGGGCTATCCCGACGCCGCCTATGGCATGGTCAAGCTGACGCCCGACCGCCAGGACATGCTGGTGGCAGCCGAGCCCGCGATCTTTCAACCCGTCAAGGGTGGGTGGGGTGCCAAGGGGGCGACCTTGCTGTGTCTGGCCGCCTGTGACGAGCCTACGGCGACCGGCGCCCTGACCGCCGCCTGGCGTGGTGTCGCCTCGAAGACCCAGCTGAAGGCGTTCGATGCCGTCCATGGGCCCGCGTGACCGCCTCCATCGATCGCACCCTGAGCGCTCTTGCCGATCCGCACCGTCGCCGGGTCGTCGATCTGCTGCGGCTGCGACCGCATCGGGCGGGGGAACTGGCCGAAGCGATCGGCCTGACGCCGCCGGCCATGAGCCGCCACCTGCGGGCCCTGAAACAGTCGGGACTCGTCGAGGAAAGCCATCCCGCCTTTGACGCCCGGGTGCGCGTCTATCATCTGCGACCCGGTCCGATGGACGAGCTGAAGGCCTGGCTCGAGATCGCCGAGACCCACTGGGTTGACCAGCTGACGGCGCTGAAGGCCCATCTGGAGGGCGAATGAGCTCGCGCGTTGTTGTCGCCCTGCGCATCAAGGCCCCGCCGATCCGGGTCTTCGAGGCCTTCACCCGGGAGATCGCAACCTGGTGGCGGCCCAATACCCTGTTCACCTTCACGCCGAGGTCGCCCGGGGTGATGGCCTTCGAGGACGGTGAGGGCGGTCTGCGCCTGGTGGAGCGCCTGGCCTCCGGCAAGGTTTTCGAGGTCGGCAGGGTGCGGGCCTGGGAGCCCGGCCAGCGCCTGGTGGTCGGCTGGCGCCAGGCGACCTTCGCGCCGGGCATGGACACCGAGGTCGAGGTCCGTTTCGAGGCGGTCGAGGACGGCACGCGGGTGACGGTAGAGCATCGGGGCTGGGACAGCGTGCCGGCTGAGCATGTGGCGCGCCACAGGTTTCCGGACGGCCTGTTTCTGCGGCGGCATGGCGAATGGTGGCGCGATCTGCTGGAGGGCCTTGCCGTGGTCGCCCTGGACCGGCAACAAGGGCCGGCAGGGGAGAACGCATCATGAATCAGGCCATTTCAGGCGGTCGCCGACAGGCGGCCCTGGGCTTCATCTTCGTCACGGCCGTGATGGATGTGCTGTCCCTGGGTGTGATGATCCCGGTCCTGCCGGAGCTGGTGAAGCGGTTCAATGGCGGTGACACGGCCGATGCCGCGGTCTGGAATGTGCTGTTCGCCACCACCTGGGGCGTGATGCAGTTCATCTGCGCGCCGGTCCTGGGCCTGCTGTCCGACCGGTTCGGCCGTCGCCCGGTGATCCTGACCTCGATCTTCGGCCTCGGCGTGGACTTCCTGTTCATGGCCCTCGCGCCGAACCTCTGGTGGCTGTTCATCGGACGGATTCTGAACGGCATGACCGCGGCCAGCTTCTCGACCGCCGGGGCCTATGTGGCGGACGTCACCACGCCTGAAAATCGCGCCAAGGGCTTCGGCCTGATGGGCGCGGCCTTCGGGGTCGGCTTTACCTTCGGCCCGGCCCTCGGCGGCTTTCTGTGGCAGTTCGACCATCGCCTGCCGTTCATGGTCTGCGCGGCCCTGGCCCTGTGCAACTGGCTGTACGGCTATTTCGTGCTGCCGGAATCCCTGCCGCCGGAACGCCGGATCAAGGCGTTCGACTGGAAGAGGGCCAATCCGATCGGATCCCTGAACCTGCTCAGGAGCAAGCCCGACCTGCTGGGCCTGGCCGGGGTCGGCTTCCTGTTCCAGCTGGCCCACAACGTCCTGCCGTCGGTGTTCGTGCTCTATATGGGCTTCCGTTTTCAGTGGTCGCCGCAGGTGATCGGCCTGACCCTGATGGCCAGCGGCATTGCGGGTATCCTGCTGCAGGCCTTTCTGGTCGGCCGGATCGTCAAGGCGGTCGGCGAGCGCGGCGCTCTGCTGATCGGTCTGCTCTGCGGCTTCGTCGGCTTCCTGATCTATGGCCTGGCCCCGACCAGCTGGGTCTATCTTTGCGGCCTGCCGATCTTCGCCTTCTCCGGCCTGATCCAGCCCGGCCTGCAGGGACTGATGACCCGTCGCGTCTCGGCGCAGGAACAGGGCCAACTGCAGGGGGCCAATTCGGCCATGCTGGGCATCACCTCGATCATCGGTCCGACCCTGTACCTGGCCCCGTTCGCCTGGGCGGTCCGGCACGATGCGACCCTGCACATGCCGGGCCTTCCGGTCCTGATCGCGGCCGTGCTGATGCTGGCGGGTGCAGGACTGGCGTTCCGTTTCGCCCATCCTATCTCAGGCGAGGCGCGCCCGGCCTGACCGCCCGTGGCCGGAACGGACACGGCGCGGCCATCAATGCGCCTGAAAGCTCGGCTGATGTCCGGGTTGCTATCAAGGAGACGCTCCACGCCCATGCGAGCCCATCGCGCTTTGCTTCCCGCCCTGATCCTGCTGGCCGCCTGTTCGCCGCAAGGCCAGTCCAAGGCCCAGGCCATTCCGGACCTGGCCCAGCCTACCCGCCGTGCGCCCAGTGATCCGGCCTCGATGAAGGCCTCGTTCTCGCCCGTGGTGAAGAAGGCCGCTCCGGCCGTGGTCAATGTCGCCAGCCGCCGGGTCGTGCGCACCCAGGCGCGGGATCCGTTCTGGGACATGTTCATGGGCGGCGGCGGTGTGCCGCGCGAACAGGTGCAGGGCTCGCTCGGCTCCGGTGCCATTGTCCGCGCCGACGGGGTGATCATCACCAACCACCACAATATTGATGGCATTGTCGAAGGCCGTGGCGAGATCACGGTCCAGCTGGCCGATCGCCGGGAGTTCATCGCCACCGTCCTGCTCGACGATCCGCGCGCCGATCTGGCCGTGCTGAAGATCGACACCAAGGGCGAGCGCCTGCCGGTCATGGCCATCGACGACCAGGAACAGCTTGAGGTCGGCGATCTGGTCCTGGCCCTGGGCAATCCGTTCGGCGTCGGCCAGACCGTCACCAACGGCATCATCTCGGCCCTGGCCCGCACCGATGTCGGGGCCGCCGACTTCGGCAGCTACATCCAGACCGACGCCTCGATCAATCCGGGCAATTCCGGCGGGCCCCTGGTCGACATGGACGGCGACCTGATCGGCATCAACACCTTCATCATCTCGCGCTCGGGCTCTTCGAGCGGCGTCGGCTTTGCCATACCGGCCGCGGTCGTGCGCCAGGTGGTCAATGCGGCCCTGGGCGGCGGCCACAGCGTGGTCCGGCCGTGGCTGGGCGTGAAGGGCCAGCCTGTCACCGCCGAGATCGCCCGCTCCCTGGGCATGAGCGCCCCGCGCGGCGTACTGGTCGCCCAGGTCTATCCCGGCTCATCGGCCGACAAGGCGGGCCTGCAGGACAGCGACGTGATCCTGTCGATCGACGGCAAGGTGGTGAATGACGAAGGCGGCGGTGCCTTTGCGATCGGAACCCACAAGGTCGGGGATCGCGTGCCGATGGTCATCCGCCGTGGCGAGCGGGAGCAGACCCTCACGGTTCGTGCCGAGGCCGCGCCGGAAAGCCCGGTCCGTGACGAGAAGACCCTGACCGGACGCAACCCTTTCGACGGGGCCACGGTGCTGAACCTGTCGCCTGCCGTAGCCCAGGACCTCGGTGTCGATCCCTTTGCCGGCCGGGGCGTTCTGGTCAGCAAGGTCGGGCAGGGCTTCGCCCTGAGCGCCGGCCTGCGACCCGGTGACTTCATCCGCGAGGTCAATGGCCGGCCGATCAATACGGTCGCTGACCTGTCGGCCCTGTCCGCCGGCGGTGGCCGCAACTGGACGGTGACCATCGAGCGCGGCGGTCAGAGGATCACGGCGCGGTTCAATACCTGACATCGGGGCGCGCGAGAGCCCCGTGAAGGCCCGGCGCTGCACCGCGTCGGGCCTTCTTCATTGGTCAGGGGCCGTGCAGTTTTGTAGACCTGAGTCATGTCCGATCTTTTCCAAGCCGCCGGCCTGACCCCGCATGCGCCGACGCCGCTCGCCGAGCGGCTAAGGCCCCAGACGCTGGACCAGGTGGTGGGACAGCAGCACCTGCTCGGGGCCGAAGGCCCGATCGGCCGGATGGCGGCGGCCCGGCGTTTGGCCTCGATGATCCTGTGGGGCCCGCCCGGCACCGGCAAGACCACGATCGCCCGCCTGCTGGCCAAGGCCGGCGGCTATGAGTTCCAGCAGATCTCGGCGGTGTTCTCCGGCGTCGCCGACCTGAAGAAGGCCTTCGAGCAGGCCCGGGGCCGCCGGATGGCCGGCCAGAGCACACTCTTGTTCGTCGACGAGATCCACCGCTTCAACCGCGCCCAGCAGGACGGTTTCCTGCCGTTTGTGGAGGAGGGCGTGATCACCCTGGTCGGGGCCACCACCGAGAACCCGTCATTCGAGCTGAACGGGGCTCTGCTGTCGCGCTGTCAGGTCTTCGTGCTCAAGCGCCTGGACGAGGAGGCGCTGGAAGCCCTGCTGGTCAAGGCCGAGGAGGCCGAGGGCCGCAAGCTGCCCCTGGATGCCGAGGCGCGCTTCACCCTGATCGCCATGGCCGACGGTGACGGCCGCTATTTGCTGACCCTGACCGAGACCCTGCTGTCGGTGGGCACGGACACGCCGCTCAATGCCGTCCAGTTGGGTCAGTTCCTGCAGAAGCGCCGCCCGGCCTACGACAAGAACCGCGAGGAGCACTACAATCTCGTCTCGGCCCTGCACAAATCGGTGCGCGGCAGCGATCCGGACGCGGCGCTCTACTGGCTGGCCCGGATGCTGGAAGGCGGCGAGGATCCGCTGTTCATCGCCCGCCGGCTGGTGCGGATGGCGTCCGAGGACATCGGCGCCGCCGATCCGCTGAGCCTGCTGCTGACCACGGCGGCCAAGGACGTCTTCGACTTTCTCGGCAGTCCGGAGGGCGAACTGGCCCTGGCCCAGGCTGTGGTCCACATGGCCAGCGCGCCCAAGTCCAATGCCGTCTATGCGGCCTTCAAGGCCGCGAAACGGGCGGCCAAGGAGACCGGCTCCCTGGCTCCACCGGCCCATATCCTCAACGCCCCGACCAAGCTGATGAAGTCGCTCGGCTATGGCGACGGCTACGCCTATGACCACGACGTCGAGGGCGGCGTCTCGGGCCAGAACTATTTCCCGGACGGCATGGCGCGGCCGAGGTTCTATGAGCCCAAGGCCGTCGGCGCGGAGGCCAAGGTGCGGGAACGGCTGGACGCGTGGAACAAGCTGCGCAAGGACGGACGATGACCTCGCGCCCGCCCCGCCGTCCGCCCCTCGCGCCAAAGCCCAAGGCCTCCGACGCCCCGATCGCTCTGACCGAGGACGAGATCGCCTTGGCGCGCTCCTGGGTGATCCATGAGGACGACAGCGTCATCGTCCTGAACAAGCCCGCCGGCCTGTCCAGCCAGGGCGGCCGCATCCAGGCCCATACCCTGGATGATCTGCTGTGGGCCTTCGCACGCCCCGGACGGCCCCGGCCGCGCCTGATCCACCGGCTGGACCGCGACACCTCGGGCGTCATCCTGACGGCCAAGACCAAACCGGGCGCGGCCTTTCTGGGCAAGGCCCTGATGGGCAAGCGCTTCCGCAAATCCTACATGGCCATCGTCGCGCCGGGCGCACCGGAGCCGAAGGGCGGCATGATCGACAGTCCGCTGCGCCGGGAGTCGATCGGCCGAGAGGCCTATATGCGGGTCTGCGCGCCGGACCACCCCGACGCCGAGACGGCTCGCAGCCGCTATCGCACCCTGTCGGCCAATGCGACCGCCGCCCTGGTCGAGCTGTCGCCGGATACCGGCCGCATGCACCAGCTAAGGGTCCACATGGCCTCGATCGGCCGGCCGATCTCGGGCGACAGCCGCTATGGCGGAGCCCTGATGCTGGCCGGGACGGCCGTCCCGCGCCTGATGCTGCACGCCGCCCAGCTGGTCTTTCCGCATCCGGACGGCGGCGAGCGGCGGATCGCCGCCCCACTGCCCGCCGACATGGTGGCGATGCTGGACCGCCTTGGCCTGGAGCCGCCGTCGGCGCGCGCCTGAACCCGGTCCCGTTGGACTGATCAGGCGGCTGTCGCCGTCGACCGCGGGGCTGCGGCTCTGGCTGCGGCCAGGGGATGCACCGCGCGCAAGGCCGCATGGGTCAGTCCGGCCGTTTCGGCGGCGGCGAAATAGCCCTCGGCAGGCAGGCCCTGCAGCGTGGTCATCGGCGCAAGGGGCCTGGCGTCGCGGCCGAAGTTCATGATGTCCAGCGCGATCCGCTCCGCCGACCCGGTCAGGTCCGAGGCGTCGAGCACCAGGCCGGCCAGACGCGCATCCTTCAGGCCGAGCAGGGCGTCCTTTTCCGCCGGGACCCGGGCGATCACGCCGCGGGTCAGGGCCTTCAGCAGGCCCACGACCTCCAGAAGTCGTCCCGCAGGCGTTCCCCGCGTGATGTCCACCAGCTCGATCATCACCCCGCCCCGGAGCAGGGCCAGGGACAGGCCCGGCGTACCGGTCAGCATGTCGCGGCCGCGCTGGGTGCCGAGGGTGCGGAACGAGGCCGGCAGGATCAGGTCCGGGACATTGTTTCCCTGGGCACCGCGCGCGAACAGGGCGGCATATTTCAGGGTCGCCTCATCGATGAAGGCGATGTCCCGATCCGGCAGGCGGCCCACCGCCCGCATATTGGCCTGACGGCCACTGCCGAGATGGGTCACCACCGGCTCGATGCGGATGGCGGTCGTCACATTGCGGCGCAGGCTGATGACATGTTCCAGGGTGAAGTCGACCCGCAGGGCGGCCCCGCTGCCGGTCGTGAAGGCGACCGGATTGCGCCGGGCCTCGTCGCTGGCCTCGACCTCGCGCCGGACCGGCGAGCGCTGGGAGTCGCGGCGGGCGCGGGCGGCCAGGACGGTTGCGGCATCGATCTGGCGGCACACGGCTTCGCCGTTCTCAAGGCCGATGACGGCACTGATGCCCAGGTCATCGGTCTCGACCGAGCCCAGCAGGTGCTTGAGCACATCTTCCAGAATGCGCACGCTGGTCGCCTGGGCGGCCAGGCCCTGGTCGTTGTTCATGGCGATCAGGAATTCACTGTCCGAAATGCGGGCCCGCATGTCGCTGCGATCCAGATGTTCGGACAGCTTGCGCTCGACATAGGTCCAGACATCGCCGCGCTTCTGCCCCCACCAGTCGCCGGCCCAGGCCCGGACGGCCTTGACGCTGATGACGTTCACGGAGCCGCGCGTAATCAGCTCCGATCCGGCCAGCCGGTGCAGGACCGGGGCAGGCAGGGCCAGACGCTGGGTCAGGTCGTCTTGGTCGTTGGCGTCGCGGGACATGGGGCTCGGTTCACATGAGGAGCCCCCAGAGTGTGACTTGCGCGCTTAACCTCTCGTTCAGAAACAGGGTTTCCCGCTGCGTTCACCTTGAAGAGGGCACCGCACGACTTGGCGTTCGGCCCCGCTCGGCGCATAAGGAGCCGATGACCAAACTGCTTCTCGTGGCCGCCGGCGGCGCCGTTGGCTCGGTCGCCCGCTATCTGGTGGGCGTGCAAGCCCTCCGGCTGCTCGGATCGGCTTGGCCTTACGGTACCTTCCTGGTGAATGTGACCGGTGGGTTCCTGATGGGCGTGCTGGCCTCCTGGCTGGCCCATCGCGGCAATGCCAGCCACGAACCCGTCCGCCTGTTGTTCGCCGTCGGCGTCATGGGCGGCTTCACGACCTTTTCGGCCTTTTCGCTGGAGACCGCGCTGATGATCCAGAAGCGCGACTACGGCCAGGCCTTCACCTATACCGCTGCCAGCGTGCTTCTGTCCGTGGCGGCCCTTTACGCGGGGATGTACATCGCCCGCAGGATGTTCGCGGCATGAAAGAAGTACGCACGCTCTATGTGGACGCGGGCGAGGACGGGGTCCGGGTGGACCGCTGGTTCAAGCGCCGGTGGCCCCATCTGAACCATATCCAGCTCAACAAGCTGTTCCGCTCCGGTCAGGTGCGGGTCGACGGCTCGCGCGTCAAGGCCGACACCAAGCTGGCGGCGGGCTCGCAGATCCGCGTACCGCCCCTGCCGGAAGCCCCCGATCCGGACGAGAAGCTGGCCCTGTCCAAGCGCGACATCGCGTTTGCCAAGTCGCTGGTGCTCTACGAGGACGAGGAAGTCCTGGCCCTGAACAAGCCGGCCGGTCTGGCCGTGCAGGGTGGCACCAAGACCACCCACCATATCGACAAGCTGCTGTCGGCCTGGGGAGAGGGCGTCAATCGGCCGAAGCTGGTCCACCGCCTCGACCGCGATACCTCCGGCGTGCTGCTGCTGGGCAAGACCCCGGCCGCCGCCGCGCGCCTGTCGGGCTCATTTGCCAAGCGCAAGGCGCAGAAGACCTACTGGGCCATCGTCCAGGGCAACCCGCACCCGGTCGAGGGCGTCATCGAGCTGCACCTGGCCAAGCGCGGTGTGGGCGACCGGGAACTGGTCGTGCCGGCCGAGCCCAAAGACAAGGACGCCCAGCCGGCCGAGACCGAGTTCGTCTCGATCAGCCGGGCCGGGCCGCGCGTCACCTGGATGGCCCTGCGTCCCCATACCGGCCGCACCCACCAGCTGCGCGCCCACATGAAGGCCATCGGCCACCCGATCCTCGGCGATCCCAAATACAGCGACGAGAAATCGACCCAGCTGTCGGAAGGCCTGAAGCTGCAGCTGCATGCCCGCTCGGTGATGCTGCCGCATCCGTCGGTGGGCATGCTGTTCATCGAGGCCCCGATCAGCCCCGAGCTGAAGGCCGGCTTTGCCAAGTTCGGCTTCTCGGAAGACGAGGCCGACCAGGATCCGTTCGCCAAAAGGCAGATCAAGCGGCGATGACAGCAGAGATCGTCCGGCAGGCCTGGACCCTCGTGGACCAGGGGCGGGCGGTTGAGGCCGTCGCCCTGACGAAGACGGCTGCGGCTGCGCCCCAGGCCACGGCGGGCCTGCTGATCGTCCATGCGGCGGCGCTGAAGGGTGCGGACCGGCCGGACGAGGCCCTGGCCTTCAATCGCCGGGCGGTGGTGGCGACGCCGAATGATCGCATCGCCTGGTACAATCTGGCGGCCACCCTGGGCGATCTGGCCGAGGCCGGGGAAGGCGAGGCGGCGATCCGCAAGGCCATGGCCCTGGGCCTCGACGTGCCGGAGGCCTGGCTGGTGCTGGGTCGCGCCCTGCAGGGCCAGAGCCGCTATGACGAGGCCGAGGCCGCCTTCCTGGCCGCCATCGCCCGGCGGGACGGCTTTGCCGAGGCCCATCGCAACCTGGCCCAACTGCGCTGGATGCGGTCCGGGGACCTGGCCTGGGCCCTGACCGCCCTGTCCGC of the Caulobacter henricii genome contains:
- a CDS encoding ectonucleotide pyrophosphatase/phosphodiesterase; translated protein: MKSLYRLAALGAVLLLSACASLGGGIGGEGGGTQSRLTILISSDGFRADYLGRGDTPALDALAAEGAQGGMRPSFPTLTFPNHYTLITGKRPDRNGIVNNVMEDPAIPGVRFSMSNAAAVQDPRWWSQALPFWVSVEQQGMKAAAMFWPGSEAEIAGVRPSRWMTFNQALPSNDRVDTLLAWLDDPKGPELRFATLYFDVVDTEGHHYGPDSPERRVATVEVDQAVARLVAGLKARGRLETTDIVLVADHGMASVPPSQRWPLDDVVDLSKLKLVSTGAVVGLTPVPGHEVEVEAALLKPLPHLTCWKKGQIPERYHYGRNPRVPAIVCLSETGWYVTTRKMMEKPGKWDLRDGGQHGFDPYDPAMRAMFIARGPSFKPGVKLPDFDNVDVYPLLARVSGIKPEKGDGSLKVIGQALR
- a CDS encoding VOC family protein, whose protein sequence is MADGRPNLISAVCYRDPRAALAWLEKAFGFELVFLVEDAEGNLGHSEMRFGNAAVMIGNEWSDDHKSPASVSGKNTQTVHIQLSEGDLDAHCARARAAGADIIVEPETQFYGDRTYRCKDPEGHIWTVARTVETVSVEEMERRTGLKITGQG
- a CDS encoding MmcQ/YjbR family DNA-binding protein, translated to MTEDDFRRIALSLPGAIESAHMGTADFRVGRIFATLGYPDAAYGMVKLTPDRQDMLVAAEPAIFQPVKGGWGAKGATLLCLAACDEPTATGALTAAWRGVASKTQLKAFDAVHGPA
- a CDS encoding ArsR/SmtB family transcription factor, encoding MTASIDRTLSALADPHRRRVVDLLRLRPHRAGELAEAIGLTPPAMSRHLRALKQSGLVEESHPAFDARVRVYHLRPGPMDELKAWLEIAETHWVDQLTALKAHLEGE
- a CDS encoding SRPBCC domain-containing protein — translated: MSSRVVVALRIKAPPIRVFEAFTREIATWWRPNTLFTFTPRSPGVMAFEDGEGGLRLVERLASGKVFEVGRVRAWEPGQRLVVGWRQATFAPGMDTEVEVRFEAVEDGTRVTVEHRGWDSVPAEHVARHRFPDGLFLRRHGEWWRDLLEGLAVVALDRQQGPAGENAS
- a CDS encoding TCR/Tet family MFS transporter, which translates into the protein MNQAISGGRRQAALGFIFVTAVMDVLSLGVMIPVLPELVKRFNGGDTADAAVWNVLFATTWGVMQFICAPVLGLLSDRFGRRPVILTSIFGLGVDFLFMALAPNLWWLFIGRILNGMTAASFSTAGAYVADVTTPENRAKGFGLMGAAFGVGFTFGPALGGFLWQFDHRLPFMVCAALALCNWLYGYFVLPESLPPERRIKAFDWKRANPIGSLNLLRSKPDLLGLAGVGFLFQLAHNVLPSVFVLYMGFRFQWSPQVIGLTLMASGIAGILLQAFLVGRIVKAVGERGALLIGLLCGFVGFLIYGLAPTSWVYLCGLPIFAFSGLIQPGLQGLMTRRVSAQEQGQLQGANSAMLGITSIIGPTLYLAPFAWAVRHDATLHMPGLPVLIAAVLMLAGAGLAFRFAHPISGEARPA
- a CDS encoding Do family serine endopeptidase, with protein sequence MSGLLSRRRSTPMRAHRALLPALILLAACSPQGQSKAQAIPDLAQPTRRAPSDPASMKASFSPVVKKAAPAVVNVASRRVVRTQARDPFWDMFMGGGGVPREQVQGSLGSGAIVRADGVIITNHHNIDGIVEGRGEITVQLADRREFIATVLLDDPRADLAVLKIDTKGERLPVMAIDDQEQLEVGDLVLALGNPFGVGQTVTNGIISALARTDVGAADFGSYIQTDASINPGNSGGPLVDMDGDLIGINTFIISRSGSSSGVGFAIPAAVVRQVVNAALGGGHSVVRPWLGVKGQPVTAEIARSLGMSAPRGVLVAQVYPGSSADKAGLQDSDVILSIDGKVVNDEGGGAFAIGTHKVGDRVPMVIRRGEREQTLTVRAEAAPESPVRDEKTLTGRNPFDGATVLNLSPAVAQDLGVDPFAGRGVLVSKVGQGFALSAGLRPGDFIREVNGRPINTVADLSALSAGGGRNWTVTIERGGQRITARFNT
- a CDS encoding replication-associated recombination protein A codes for the protein MSDLFQAAGLTPHAPTPLAERLRPQTLDQVVGQQHLLGAEGPIGRMAAARRLASMILWGPPGTGKTTIARLLAKAGGYEFQQISAVFSGVADLKKAFEQARGRRMAGQSTLLFVDEIHRFNRAQQDGFLPFVEEGVITLVGATTENPSFELNGALLSRCQVFVLKRLDEEALEALLVKAEEAEGRKLPLDAEARFTLIAMADGDGRYLLTLTETLLSVGTDTPLNAVQLGQFLQKRRPAYDKNREEHYNLVSALHKSVRGSDPDAALYWLARMLEGGEDPLFIARRLVRMASEDIGAADPLSLLLTTAAKDVFDFLGSPEGELALAQAVVHMASAPKSNAVYAAFKAAKRAAKETGSLAPPAHILNAPTKLMKSLGYGDGYAYDHDVEGGVSGQNYFPDGMARPRFYEPKAVGAEAKVRERLDAWNKLRKDGR
- a CDS encoding RluA family pseudouridine synthase: MTSRPPRRPPLAPKPKASDAPIALTEDEIALARSWVIHEDDSVIVLNKPAGLSSQGGRIQAHTLDDLLWAFARPGRPRPRLIHRLDRDTSGVILTAKTKPGAAFLGKALMGKRFRKSYMAIVAPGAPEPKGGMIDSPLRRESIGREAYMRVCAPDHPDAETARSRYRTLSANATAALVELSPDTGRMHQLRVHMASIGRPISGDSRYGGALMLAGTAVPRLMLHAAQLVFPHPDGGERRIAAPLPADMVAMLDRLGLEPPSARA
- the crcB gene encoding fluoride efflux transporter CrcB; this translates as MTKLLLVAAGGAVGSVARYLVGVQALRLLGSAWPYGTFLVNVTGGFLMGVLASWLAHRGNASHEPVRLLFAVGVMGGFTTFSAFSLETALMIQKRDYGQAFTYTAASVLLSVAALYAGMYIARRMFAA
- a CDS encoding RluA family pseudouridine synthase — protein: MKEVRTLYVDAGEDGVRVDRWFKRRWPHLNHIQLNKLFRSGQVRVDGSRVKADTKLAAGSQIRVPPLPEAPDPDEKLALSKRDIAFAKSLVLYEDEEVLALNKPAGLAVQGGTKTTHHIDKLLSAWGEGVNRPKLVHRLDRDTSGVLLLGKTPAAAARLSGSFAKRKAQKTYWAIVQGNPHPVEGVIELHLAKRGVGDRELVVPAEPKDKDAQPAETEFVSISRAGPRVTWMALRPHTGRTHQLRAHMKAIGHPILGDPKYSDEKSTQLSEGLKLQLHARSVMLPHPSVGMLFIEAPISPELKAGFAKFGFSEDEADQDPFAKRQIKRR